A stretch of the Proteus sp. ZN5 genome encodes the following:
- the glpB gene encoding glycerol-3-phosphate dehydrogenase subunit GlpB has protein sequence MKFDVIIIGSGLAGLTAGIRLAEAGKSCAIISNGQSALHFSSGSLDLLTHLPDGSLVTQPKKALATLAELAPKHPYSRMGEMQVSTLIEQAQSLLESTKGLEYQGSGDENHYRITPVGRSRMSWMSPKRVPTHGVNQVLPWKKLAVVGIEGFLDFQPQFASNTLSEQGVESIPYHIHLPLLDRLRDNPSEFRAVNIARYLDKPENTKALAEELKKHIDDSVEAIILPACIGLDAEEPVTLLQQLVGKPICLLPTLPPSLLGIRLHQALKLRFQKAGGLIMPGDRAEQVDLIGNKVTGIHTRNHTDIPIRSEHVVLATGSFFNNGLIAEFDRVYEPLMELDLLETLPRNEWTQVNVFAKQPYMRFGVDTDSQLRPMKYGEVLENVYAVGAVLGGFDPLNEGCGAGVSMISALYAAQQILQHNKSEQTTSAVVEAAQ, from the coding sequence ATGAAATTTGACGTCATCATTATAGGTAGCGGGCTTGCAGGTTTAACCGCAGGTATTCGTCTTGCTGAAGCCGGTAAGTCTTGCGCAATTATTAGCAATGGTCAAAGCGCACTGCATTTTTCATCGGGTTCGCTGGATCTATTAACTCATCTTCCTGATGGTTCGTTAGTGACTCAGCCTAAGAAAGCCTTAGCAACATTGGCTGAACTTGCCCCTAAACACCCTTATAGCCGTATGGGGGAAATGCAAGTTTCGACTTTAATTGAACAGGCTCAATCATTACTGGAAAGTACAAAAGGTCTTGAATATCAAGGTAGTGGCGATGAAAACCATTATCGTATTACACCTGTTGGGCGTTCACGTATGAGTTGGATGAGCCCAAAACGTGTACCCACTCATGGTGTTAATCAAGTACTGCCGTGGAAAAAGCTGGCGGTTGTTGGAATTGAAGGTTTCTTAGATTTTCAGCCACAATTTGCAAGCAATACACTGAGTGAACAAGGTGTTGAGTCTATTCCTTATCATATTCATTTACCGCTATTAGACAGATTGCGTGATAACCCAAGTGAATTTAGAGCAGTCAATATTGCGCGCTATTTAGATAAGCCTGAAAACACCAAAGCGTTAGCGGAAGAGCTGAAAAAACATATTGATGACAGTGTTGAAGCGATTATTTTACCTGCATGTATCGGGCTAGATGCTGAAGAGCCTGTAACGCTACTTCAACAACTTGTAGGCAAACCTATTTGCTTATTACCGACGCTACCACCATCACTATTAGGTATTCGTTTACACCAAGCACTAAAACTGCGTTTCCAAAAAGCTGGCGGTTTAATTATGCCGGGTGATCGTGCAGAACAAGTTGATTTAATTGGTAATAAGGTTACAGGTATTCATACTCGAAACCATACTGATATTCCTATTCGTAGTGAACATGTTGTATTGGCAACAGGGAGTTTCTTCAATAATGGTTTAATTGCAGAGTTTGATCGTGTCTATGAACCTTTAATGGAGCTTGATTTGCTTGAGACACTACCACGCAATGAGTGGACGCAAGTGAATGTCTTTGCAAAACAGCCTTATATGAGATTTGGCGTTGATACAGATAGTCAATTAAGACCGATGAAATACGGCGAAGTTTTAGAGAATGTTTACGCTGTAGGTGCTGTACTAGGTGGGTTTGACCCGCTTAATGAAGGTTGTGGTGCGGGCGTTTCAATGATCAGCGCACTTTATGCAGCGCAACAAATTTTACAGCACAATAAATCAGAACAGACCACATCTGCGGTTGTGGAGGCAGCACAATGA